A region from the Streptomyces tsukubensis genome encodes:
- a CDS encoding YoaK family protein, which translates to MKPPAGSALTTTMVVLTLTTGIIEAVSFLVLGPVFTAVQTGNLLLLGFAVAGEGGLSPAASAASLGGFVAGAVLGARFESGLGRRGRHWFGPALLTEAALLAAAGAVAWRTGAHPAGPEPGLTALVAVAMGIRNITTLRARVPDFTTTVATRSLTALLAPLGADTRIDSGAGRQARRLATVGAMFTGGLIGALLLRAGVSPAVLLLVVAGSVAVGAAVHEAARRRSTG; encoded by the coding sequence GTGAAACCACCGGCCGGGTCCGCCCTCACCACCACCATGGTCGTCCTCACCCTCACCACCGGGATCATCGAGGCCGTGAGCTTCCTGGTGCTCGGCCCCGTGTTCACGGCCGTCCAGACCGGCAATCTCCTCCTTCTCGGGTTCGCGGTGGCCGGGGAGGGCGGACTCTCCCCGGCGGCCTCCGCCGCCTCCCTCGGCGGCTTCGTCGCGGGTGCCGTGCTCGGGGCCCGCTTCGAGTCCGGTCTCGGCCGGCGCGGCCGCCACTGGTTCGGTCCCGCCCTGCTCACCGAAGCGGCCCTGCTGGCTGCCGCCGGAGCCGTCGCCTGGCGCACCGGCGCACATCCGGCAGGGCCGGAACCCGGGCTCACCGCGCTGGTCGCGGTCGCGATGGGGATACGGAACATCACCACGCTCCGCGCCCGGGTGCCCGACTTCACCACCACGGTCGCCACCCGCTCGCTGACCGCCCTCCTCGCCCCCCTCGGGGCCGACACCCGCATCGACTCCGGTGCCGGGCGCCAGGCCCGTCGTCTGGCCACCGTCGGCGCCATGTTCACCGGCGGGCTGATCGGCGCCCTCCTGCTGCGCGCCGGAGTCTCCCCGGCCGTCCTCCTGCTCGTGGTCGCCGGGTCGGTCGCCGTGGGCGCCGCCGTCCACGAGGCCGCCCGGCGCCGGAGCACCGGATAA
- a CDS encoding type III PLP-dependent enzyme gives MTPGPTPVTVPEPVERLIRSLNPGELPAYVYDLAALRDHAAGIRAALGPRTELYYAAKANPEADVLRALSPYVDGYEVSSGGELAHVADAVPGRPLAFGGPGKTPEETSAALRAGVARFHVESARDLRQLARLAREAGAGSGGRPPAGVLLRVNLPVPGGLPADSALTMGGSPSPFGIDPAEAEDLLRELTGACGPALRWQGVHAHLASGLTAPQHLALARSVVTWSAALAARHGLPLPEVNVGGGMTVDYTRPADRFDWTALGAGLDRLAGEHPGTVLRIEPGRALTAYCGWYATEVLDVKRSHGEHFAVLRGGTHHLRTPVTKGHDQPCAVLPLRERPEDGDPHEGPASGRPDNEPPGRPASAAESGGTVTLTGQLCTPKDVLARGVPAPGLRPGDRVAFALAGAYAWNISHHDFLMHPRPGFHFLGASPGAVPGRP, from the coding sequence ATGACCCCCGGACCCACCCCGGTCACGGTCCCCGAACCCGTCGAACGGCTCATCCGCTCCCTGAACCCGGGCGAGCTTCCCGCGTACGTCTACGACCTCGCCGCCCTGCGCGACCACGCGGCCGGCATCCGCGCCGCCCTCGGCCCCCGCACCGAGCTGTACTACGCGGCCAAGGCCAACCCGGAAGCCGACGTCCTGCGCGCCCTGTCCCCGTACGTCGACGGCTACGAGGTCTCCTCCGGCGGCGAGCTGGCCCATGTGGCCGACGCGGTACCCGGCCGCCCCCTCGCGTTCGGCGGGCCCGGAAAAACACCCGAGGAGACCTCGGCCGCCCTGCGGGCCGGAGTCGCCCGCTTCCACGTCGAGAGCGCCCGCGACCTGAGGCAGCTCGCCCGTCTCGCCCGGGAGGCCGGGGCCGGAAGCGGCGGCAGGCCCCCCGCCGGTGTGCTCCTCAGGGTCAACCTCCCGGTACCCGGCGGACTGCCCGCCGACAGCGCCCTGACCATGGGCGGCAGCCCGTCCCCCTTCGGCATCGACCCGGCCGAGGCGGAGGACCTGCTGCGGGAACTCACCGGAGCATGCGGCCCGGCCCTGCGGTGGCAGGGCGTCCACGCCCATCTCGCCAGCGGGCTCACCGCCCCGCAGCATCTGGCGCTCGCCCGCTCCGTCGTCACCTGGTCCGCGGCGCTCGCCGCCCGCCACGGCCTGCCGCTGCCCGAAGTCAACGTCGGCGGCGGGATGACCGTCGACTACACCCGGCCCGCGGACCGCTTCGACTGGACTGCCCTCGGCGCCGGACTCGACCGGCTCGCCGGGGAACACCCGGGGACCGTGCTCCGGATCGAACCCGGCCGGGCCCTGACCGCCTACTGCGGCTGGTACGCCACCGAAGTACTCGACGTGAAGCGGAGCCACGGCGAGCACTTCGCCGTGCTCCGCGGCGGCACCCACCATCTGCGCACACCGGTCACCAAGGGCCACGACCAGCCGTGTGCCGTCCTGCCCCTGCGCGAACGGCCCGAGGACGGGGATCCCCACGAGGGCCCGGCGTCCGGCCGCCCGGACAACGAGCCGCCCGGCCGCCCGGCCTCAGCTGCGGAGTCCGGCGGCACGGTCACCCTCACCGGCCAGCTCTGCACCCCCAAGGACGTCCTCGCGCGCGGCGTCCCGGCCCCGGGGCTGCGGCCCGGCGACCGGGTGGCGTTCGCCCTGGCGGGCGCGTACGCCTGGAACATCTCGCACCACGACTTCCTGATGCACCCACGGCCCGGGTTCCACTTCCTCGGCGCGTCTCCGGGCGCCGTCCCCGGGCGCCCGTAA
- a CDS encoding IucA/IucC family protein produces the protein MTSTTSDRPTPFAGPPAGLPTPGDAVSHTLLNCLLREVSEPERQTAVSGGRLLLRLPRAGVLLRVALRRTSLLGAHRFSGPVSEERDGNWTAVGWRRLAEHTHAELSLRTGVPNDEFLAQISASHRGVSAALSALPHRRRATAGHDRRLDDYLASEQSLVLGHRFHPTPKAHGGDPAAWSSYAPDAGVSFPLRMLAVRDHLVAEEHADPEPPHGTGPLDRLAPVPPGYRLLPAHPWQYAELGPALRPLLATGDVLDLGTGRRTFTPTASVRTLYDGETFLKFSLNVRITNCLRKNSAYELSGAVALTRLLGPALDDLAARFPGSGVLREPAYRSLAVPGPGGRPDTTLLEGFGVIVREGLRERLRPGVTPLLAASVADEYPTGPGHVSALGPAGNPATALAWWRAYLALLVPPVLAAYFDHGLVLEPHLQNVVVGVGDDGRPVQILFRDLEGTKLLPEHHAAALAALPPAVAAPMTYDARRGWDRVVYCLFVNHVAELLAALADLHPQTEAALWSEVRRTVRRYADEHGCPPQLSALLAGVPLPAKANLLTRWERSADRHAGYVRLPSPLAEDVLRQATRNDAERSPS, from the coding sequence ATGACCAGCACCACATCCGACCGCCCCACCCCCTTCGCCGGCCCACCGGCCGGACTGCCCACCCCCGGGGACGCCGTGTCCCACACGCTCCTCAACTGCCTCCTGCGCGAGGTCTCAGAACCCGAACGGCAGACCGCAGTCAGCGGCGGACGACTGCTGCTGCGCCTGCCCCGCGCCGGAGTACTGCTCCGCGTCGCCCTGCGCCGTACATCCCTCCTCGGCGCACACCGCTTCTCCGGACCGGTCAGCGAAGAGCGCGACGGCAACTGGACCGCCGTGGGCTGGCGGCGCCTCGCCGAACACACCCACGCCGAACTGTCCCTGCGCACCGGAGTGCCCAACGACGAGTTCCTCGCCCAGATCAGCGCCAGCCACCGAGGCGTCTCCGCCGCCCTGAGCGCCCTCCCGCACCGCCGCCGCGCCACCGCGGGCCACGACCGCAGACTCGACGACTACCTCGCCTCCGAACAGTCCCTCGTCCTCGGCCACCGCTTCCACCCCACCCCCAAGGCCCATGGCGGCGACCCCGCCGCCTGGTCCAGCTACGCCCCCGACGCCGGAGTCTCCTTCCCCCTGCGCATGCTCGCCGTCCGCGACCACCTCGTCGCCGAGGAGCACGCCGACCCGGAACCCCCGCACGGCACCGGACCGCTCGACCGGCTCGCCCCCGTACCGCCCGGATACCGGCTGCTGCCCGCACACCCCTGGCAGTACGCCGAACTCGGCCCCGCGCTGCGCCCGCTGCTCGCCACCGGAGACGTCCTCGACCTCGGCACCGGACGGCGGACCTTCACCCCCACGGCGTCCGTCCGCACCCTCTACGACGGCGAGACGTTCCTCAAGTTCAGCCTGAACGTGCGCATCACCAACTGCCTGCGCAAGAACTCCGCGTACGAACTCTCCGGCGCCGTCGCCCTGACCAGGCTGCTCGGCCCCGCCCTCGACGACCTCGCGGCCCGCTTCCCCGGCAGCGGCGTCCTGCGGGAACCCGCCTACCGCAGCCTTGCCGTCCCCGGCCCCGGCGGACGGCCCGACACCACCCTGCTCGAAGGCTTCGGCGTCATCGTCCGCGAGGGACTGAGGGAACGGCTGAGGCCCGGCGTCACCCCGCTGCTGGCCGCCTCCGTCGCCGACGAGTACCCCACCGGCCCCGGACACGTCTCCGCCCTCGGGCCCGCCGGGAACCCGGCCACCGCCCTCGCCTGGTGGCGCGCTTACCTCGCCCTCCTCGTCCCGCCCGTCCTGGCCGCCTACTTCGACCACGGACTGGTACTCGAACCCCACCTCCAGAACGTCGTCGTCGGCGTCGGCGACGACGGCCGCCCGGTCCAGATCCTCTTCCGCGACCTGGAGGGCACCAAACTGCTGCCGGAACACCACGCCGCGGCCCTCGCCGCCCTGCCCCCCGCGGTCGCCGCGCCCATGACCTACGACGCCCGGCGCGGCTGGGACCGTGTCGTGTACTGCCTGTTCGTCAACCATGTCGCGGAACTCCTCGCCGCCCTCGCGGACCTCCATCCGCAGACCGAGGCCGCGCTCTGGTCCGAGGTCCGCCGCACCGTCCGCCGGTACGCCGACGAACACGGCTGCCCGCCGCAGCTGAGCGCCCTGCTCGCGGGCGTGCCCCTGCCCGCGAAGGCCAACCTCCTCACCCGCTGGGAGAGGTCCGCCGATCGGCACGCCGGATACGTCCGGCTGCCCTCCCCGCTCGCCGAGGACGTCCTGCGCCAGGCGACCCGCAACGACGCCGAACGGAGCCCCTCATGA
- a CDS encoding IucA/IucC family protein, with protein sequence MTDAPVLLDVLSTLLREDAVGLRSRTTRVDLPDGAWLRLPAHDDALLLPVRTAAPAFQYGTEARLPLLRRESDGTELTTTEAVLRALGALADPRDRPGYADFEDECRQAETTVRLHRATDTAVRGRLSERYGTDPAHWTGPAAALAFDTLAARLDHPVHPTGRGRRGLTAADLRAYAPEFHPAFPLRWVAVPAEALTATGPLDLDGLCPAPSAVGLPARLDGSHRTLPVHPLTAGTPLRDALAAAGLTGRAHLAPEPRHEVVPTLSMRTVALTGDPAVHLKIPLATATLGRLNRRTIKPGTLADGAAVQHILTAVAAREPRFRSTVLHADETVWAQAGHELLAVLVRRQPPGLDTTTAVPLAALLAPAPGGGLVADRLADRFHGGDTVALVDAVLTRLIDWATTLLGYGIALESHQQNITLLYDAGTGTGTGTDHGTGDGTPGPRLLLKDNDGPRIHPARLRAALGETPALDFSDPRIVTHDDRALLDLFTTITVHLCAGAYAFGLARHGHAPLHLLLGLIRDRIAEGAQRLGTGPGDMGALLRAQVLDAARLPVKAMVTAGTLLAKERSGALDINKHYTTGPNYLLRGSDPR encoded by the coding sequence AGCCGCACCACCCGCGTCGACCTGCCCGACGGCGCCTGGCTACGGCTCCCCGCACACGACGACGCCCTGCTGCTGCCCGTACGCACCGCGGCCCCCGCGTTCCAGTACGGCACCGAGGCCCGGCTCCCGCTGCTGCGCCGCGAGTCCGACGGCACCGAACTGACCACCACCGAAGCCGTACTGCGCGCCCTCGGCGCCCTCGCCGACCCCCGCGACCGGCCCGGCTACGCCGACTTCGAGGACGAATGCCGGCAGGCGGAGACCACCGTACGGCTCCACCGCGCCACCGACACCGCCGTACGCGGCCGCCTCAGCGAGCGTTACGGCACCGACCCCGCCCACTGGACGGGACCGGCCGCCGCGCTGGCCTTCGACACCCTTGCCGCCAGGCTCGACCACCCCGTCCACCCCACCGGACGGGGACGGCGCGGCCTCACGGCCGCCGATCTCCGGGCCTACGCACCCGAATTCCACCCCGCATTCCCCCTGCGCTGGGTTGCCGTACCCGCCGAAGCCCTCACCGCGACCGGCCCCCTTGACCTCGACGGACTCTGCCCCGCGCCGTCCGCAGTGGGCCTCCCCGCCCGGCTCGACGGCAGCCACCGCACCCTCCCCGTCCACCCCCTCACCGCGGGCACCCCCCTGCGCGACGCTCTGGCCGCCGCCGGACTCACCGGCCGCGCCCATCTCGCCCCCGAACCCCGCCACGAGGTCGTCCCCACCCTGTCCATGCGGACCGTCGCCCTCACCGGCGACCCCGCCGTCCACCTCAAAATCCCCCTGGCCACCGCCACTCTCGGCCGCCTCAACCGGCGCACCATCAAACCGGGCACCCTCGCGGACGGCGCCGCCGTCCAGCACATCCTGACCGCCGTGGCCGCCCGCGAACCCCGCTTCCGCTCCACCGTCCTGCACGCCGACGAAACCGTCTGGGCCCAGGCCGGCCACGAACTCCTCGCCGTCCTCGTCCGCCGCCAGCCCCCCGGACTCGACACCACCACCGCCGTTCCGCTGGCCGCCCTGCTCGCCCCCGCCCCCGGCGGCGGCCTCGTCGCCGACCGGCTCGCGGACCGCTTCCACGGCGGCGACACCGTCGCCCTCGTCGACGCCGTCCTCACCCGCCTCATCGACTGGGCGACCACCCTGCTGGGCTACGGCATCGCCCTCGAATCCCACCAGCAGAACATCACCCTTCTCTACGACGCCGGCACCGGCACCGGCACCGGCACCGACCACGGCACCGGCGACGGCACCCCGGGACCCCGCCTCCTCCTCAAAGACAACGACGGCCCCCGTATCCACCCCGCCCGGCTGCGCGCAGCCCTCGGCGAAACACCCGCACTCGACTTCAGCGACCCCCGCATCGTCACCCACGACGACCGCGCCCTGCTCGACCTGTTCACCACCATCACCGTCCACCTCTGCGCGGGCGCCTACGCCTTCGGCCTCGCCCGCCACGGCCACGCCCCCCTCCACCTCCTGCTCGGGCTGATACGCGACCGGATAGCCGAAGGCGCACAACGCCTCGGCACCGGACCCGGAGACATGGGCGCGCTGCTGCGCGCCCAGGTACTGGACGCGGCCCGACTGCCCGTCAAGGCCATGGTCACGGCGGGCACCCTGCTGGCCAAGGAGAGATCAGGCGCATTGGACATCAACAAGCACTACACCACCGGACCCAACTACCTGCTGCGGGGGAGTGACCCTCGATGA